A stretch of Crossiella cryophila DNA encodes these proteins:
- a CDS encoding FAD-binding oxidoreductase, translating into MTERIDHTLRNTWTPEGAKAAHLPPHALRWLRSRIGLAEVATPVGPASLHTVADSALPPAALAALVAVVGTAGVLTDRDARLGRSGGLSYVDLMRHRGGGEPAVPDAVVLPADPEQVQRVLEVCAEHGVAVVPFGGGTSVVGGVNPLRGDKASVIALDLLRLDKLVSVDPISHTAVFQAGVRAPDAERLLEAHGFTLGHFPQSFERATLGGFAATRSAGQASAGYGRFEDMVHALRLATPAGELRLGGSPASAAGPDLKQLVIGSEGAFGVITELTLRVREAPTFHHYEGLVLDGWERGALALRALAQQRVLADVTRLSDMDETEASLELAGGWKGKALRAYLRTRGVVAPCLLILGWETTSPRELATRRQAALRALREFSPVRLGRPLGEAWRKGRFGGPRQRDLLLDAGVCVETLETATDWAGLAALRTGVRGALTDSLSTAGSRPVVMCHVSHAYETGASLYFTVLSPRAEQAPLEQWQRAKIAACEAIVNHAGTITHHHAVGVDHAPWLAAEVGELGLDVLRAVKARLDPTGVLNPGKLVSPGERP; encoded by the coding sequence GTGACCGAGCGCATCGACCACACCCTCCGCAACACCTGGACGCCCGAGGGCGCGAAGGCGGCCCACCTGCCGCCGCACGCGCTGCGCTGGCTCCGCTCCCGGATCGGCCTGGCCGAGGTGGCCACCCCGGTCGGCCCGGCCTCGCTGCACACCGTGGCCGATTCGGCGCTGCCCCCGGCCGCGCTGGCCGCCCTGGTGGCGGTGGTCGGCACGGCAGGCGTGCTGACCGACCGGGACGCCAGGCTCGGCCGCTCCGGCGGACTGTCCTATGTGGACCTCATGCGGCACCGGGGCGGCGGCGAGCCCGCGGTGCCGGACGCGGTGGTGCTGCCTGCCGATCCCGAGCAGGTGCAGCGGGTGCTGGAGGTCTGCGCCGAACACGGCGTCGCGGTGGTGCCCTTCGGCGGCGGAACCTCGGTGGTCGGCGGGGTCAACCCGCTGCGCGGGGACAAGGCCTCGGTCATCGCCCTCGACCTGCTCCGGCTGGACAAACTGGTCTCGGTCGACCCGATCTCGCACACCGCGGTCTTCCAGGCCGGGGTACGCGCGCCGGACGCGGAACGGCTGCTGGAGGCGCACGGCTTCACCCTCGGCCACTTCCCGCAGTCCTTCGAGCGGGCCACCCTCGGCGGGTTCGCCGCCACCCGCTCGGCCGGGCAGGCCTCGGCGGGCTACGGCCGGTTCGAGGACATGGTGCACGCGCTGCGGCTGGCCACCCCCGCCGGTGAGCTGCGCCTGGGCGGCAGCCCAGCCTCGGCCGCCGGTCCGGACCTGAAACAGCTGGTCATCGGCAGCGAGGGCGCGTTCGGCGTGATCACCGAACTCACCCTGCGGGTGCGCGAGGCGCCCACCTTCCACCACTACGAGGGCCTGGTCCTGGACGGCTGGGAACGCGGTGCGCTGGCCCTGCGCGCACTCGCCCAGCAGCGGGTGCTCGCCGATGTCACCCGCCTGTCCGACATGGACGAGACCGAGGCATCCCTGGAACTCGCGGGCGGCTGGAAGGGCAAGGCACTGCGGGCCTACCTGCGCACCCGCGGCGTGGTCGCGCCCTGCCTGCTCATCCTGGGCTGGGAAACCACCTCCCCGCGCGAGCTGGCCACCCGGCGGCAGGCCGCGCTTCGCGCGCTGCGCGAGTTCAGTCCGGTGCGGCTGGGCCGCCCGCTGGGCGAGGCCTGGCGCAAGGGCCGCTTCGGTGGACCCCGGCAGCGGGATCTGCTGCTGGACGCCGGGGTGTGCGTGGAAACCCTGGAGACCGCCACCGACTGGGCCGGGCTGGCCGCGTTGCGCACCGGCGTGCGCGGTGCGCTCACCGACTCGCTGAGCACCGCGGGTTCGCGGCCGGTGGTGATGTGCCACGTCTCGCACGCCTACGAGACCGGCGCCTCGCTCTACTTCACCGTGCTCAGCCCGCGTGCCGAACAGGCGCCGCTGGAACAGTGGCAGCGCGCCAAAATCGCGGCCTGCGAGGCCATCGTCAACCACGCCGGCACCATCACCCACCACCACGCGGTCGGCGTGGACCACGCGCCCTGGCTGGCCGCCGAGGTGGGCGAACTGGGCCTGGACGTGCTGCGCGCGGTCAAGGCCCGGCTGGATCCGACTGGAGTTCTTAACCCCGGAAAGCTGGTGTCACCGGGGGAGAGGCCCTAG
- a CDS encoding amidohydrolase family protein: MAGDVLIRSVRPWSSAADTPAIDVLCQAGAIAALGSDLTAPPGIPEVDGGGGVLLPGLVAAHVRPRPGQAEATLARLVEAGVTLARVHGPAEDLDEVLAARELFADRARIQVVAFVAGGLIREERGEKLLDAAVAAGADLLGGLDPAGHDRDPVRHLDLLFELAQRHSAGIDLQLRDPGELGAFEIELICERVAALGMRGRVTLSHCLALSTVEDHRRELLAELLAEHGISVTTLATAWGDPLPLRRLRWAGVPVGLGDDGGDLLDQAWLLAQANEFERDDEVELCADVATRDGARALRVGGYGVIEGDRADLMVLAADSVAEAVRQRPPRTLVVHDGRVVRNA, encoded by the coding sequence ATGGCCGGTGATGTGCTGATCCGTTCCGTCCGCCCGTGGTCCTCCGCGGCCGACACCCCGGCGATCGATGTGCTCTGCCAGGCCGGGGCGATCGCCGCGCTGGGATCCGATCTCACCGCGCCACCAGGGATTCCCGAGGTCGACGGCGGTGGCGGGGTGCTGCTGCCCGGCCTGGTCGCCGCGCACGTCCGGCCGCGCCCGGGACAGGCCGAGGCCACCCTGGCCCGGCTGGTCGAGGCCGGCGTCACCCTCGCACGGGTGCACGGACCGGCCGAGGACCTGGACGAGGTGCTGGCCGCCCGCGAGCTGTTCGCCGACCGGGCCAGGATCCAGGTCGTGGCCTTCGTGGCCGGTGGGCTCATCCGCGAGGAACGCGGCGAGAAACTCCTGGACGCCGCGGTGGCCGCGGGCGCCGACCTGCTCGGCGGGCTGGACCCGGCCGGGCACGACCGCGATCCGGTGCGCCACCTCGACCTGCTCTTCGAGCTGGCCCAACGGCATTCGGCCGGCATCGACCTGCAACTGCGCGACCCCGGCGAACTGGGCGCCTTCGAGATCGAGCTGATCTGCGAACGGGTCGCCGCCCTTGGCATGCGTGGCCGGGTCACCCTCTCGCACTGCCTCGCACTGTCCACAGTGGAGGATCACCGGCGCGAGCTGCTGGCCGAACTGCTGGCCGAGCACGGCATCTCGGTCACCACGCTGGCCACCGCCTGGGGCGATCCGCTGCCGCTGCGCCGGTTGCGCTGGGCCGGGGTGCCGGTCGGCCTCGGCGATGACGGCGGCGATCTGCTCGACCAGGCCTGGCTGCTGGCCCAGGCCAATGAGTTCGAGCGGGACGACGAGGTCGAACTGTGTGCCGACGTGGCCACCAGGGACGGCGCGCGGGCGCTGCGGGTCGGCGGCTACGGCGTGATCGAGGGCGACCGGGCCGACCTGATGGTGCTGGCCGCGGACTCCGTCGCCGAGGCGGTACGGCAACGGCCGCCGCGCACCCTGGTGGTGCACGACGGCCGCGTGGTCCGCAACGCTTAG
- a CDS encoding NADP-dependent oxidoreductase yields MTTPSTGLEIRLASRPEGWPTQDNFDLVQAEVPTPGEGELLVRNKVMSVDPYMRGRMNDTQSYIPPFELGKTLQGGAVGEVVTSNDPGFAVGDLVLHMGGWREYAKVAAKQVVKVDANLAPAGAFLGVLGMPGLTAYAGLLAAAQFREGDVVFVSGAAGAVGSLVGQIAKLKGASRVIGSAGSAEKVEYLVKELGFDAAFNYKDGPVAELLAEAAPEGIDVYFDNVGGEHLEAAIYSAKQGARFALCGAISQYNETGETVGPRNMIQVLAKGLNVRGFIVSEYQPMQEQFFAEVGTWLAEGKLTYRETVVDGLTNAPQAFLDLLKGANTGKMLVTV; encoded by the coding sequence ATGACCACCCCGTCCACCGGCCTGGAAATCCGTCTCGCCTCCCGTCCCGAGGGCTGGCCCACCCAGGACAACTTCGACCTGGTCCAGGCCGAGGTGCCCACCCCAGGCGAGGGTGAGTTGCTGGTGCGCAACAAGGTCATGAGCGTCGACCCGTACATGCGTGGCCGGATGAACGACACGCAGTCCTACATCCCGCCGTTCGAGCTGGGCAAGACGCTGCAGGGCGGCGCGGTCGGCGAGGTCGTGACCTCCAACGACCCCGGCTTCGCCGTCGGTGACCTGGTGCTGCACATGGGCGGCTGGCGCGAGTACGCCAAGGTCGCGGCCAAGCAGGTGGTCAAGGTGGACGCGAACCTGGCCCCGGCAGGCGCCTTCCTCGGTGTGCTTGGCATGCCCGGCCTGACCGCCTACGCCGGTCTGCTGGCCGCCGCCCAGTTCCGCGAGGGCGATGTCGTGTTCGTCTCCGGCGCGGCCGGCGCGGTCGGCTCGCTGGTGGGCCAGATCGCCAAGCTCAAGGGCGCTTCCAGGGTGATCGGCTCGGCCGGTAGCGCGGAGAAGGTGGAGTACCTGGTCAAGGAGCTGGGCTTCGACGCCGCGTTCAACTACAAGGACGGCCCGGTCGCCGAGCTGCTGGCCGAGGCCGCGCCCGAGGGCATCGACGTCTACTTCGACAACGTGGGCGGGGAGCACCTGGAGGCCGCGATCTACTCGGCCAAGCAGGGCGCCCGGTTCGCGCTGTGCGGGGCCATCTCGCAGTACAACGAGACCGGCGAGACCGTCGGCCCGCGCAACATGATCCAGGTGCTGGCCAAGGGCCTGAACGTGCGCGGCTTCATCGTCTCGGAGTACCAGCCCATGCAGGAGCAGTTCTTCGCCGAGGTCGGCACCTGGCTGGCCGAGGGCAAGCTCACCTACCGGGAGACCGTGGTGGACGGTCTGACCAACGCCCCGCAGGCGTTCCTTGACCTGCTCAAGGGCGCCAACACCGGCAAGATGCTGGTGACCGTCTAA
- a CDS encoding TetR family transcriptional regulator gives MVKEELGLRERKKLRTKNALVDAALELFFSKGFEATTVEEIAAAVEISPRTFFRYFAGKEDVALSQFAELDEFCIAALAQRPADEPPVAATRTAYLAMFDHIAAFDGGPARYSATHRLISQTPTLFARWLSTSAVSERRLAEVIATRQGVSAAEDIRCRLLIRVLCASARLGMEVACQRGYSTLDELRAQVIESMDLGIAGLPAAWSSSGERW, from the coding sequence ATGGTCAAAGAGGAGCTGGGCCTGCGCGAGCGCAAGAAGTTGCGCACCAAGAACGCGCTGGTCGACGCCGCCCTGGAGCTGTTCTTCAGCAAGGGGTTCGAGGCCACCACGGTCGAGGAGATCGCCGCCGCGGTGGAGATCTCGCCGCGCACCTTCTTCCGGTACTTCGCCGGCAAGGAGGACGTGGCGCTGTCCCAGTTCGCCGAGCTGGACGAGTTCTGCATCGCCGCACTGGCGCAGCGTCCGGCCGACGAGCCACCGGTGGCCGCCACCCGCACCGCCTACCTGGCCATGTTCGACCACATCGCCGCCTTCGACGGCGGCCCGGCCCGCTACAGCGCCACCCACCGGCTGATCAGTCAGACGCCGACCCTGTTCGCCCGCTGGCTGTCCACCTCGGCGGTCTCCGAGCGCAGGCTGGCCGAGGTCATCGCGACCCGGCAGGGCGTGTCCGCGGCCGAGGACATCCGCTGCCGGCTGCTGATCCGGGTGCTGTGCGCGAGCGCGCGACTGGGCATGGAGGTGGCCTGCCAGCGCGGCTACTCGACCCTGGACGAGCTGCGGGCGCAGGTGATCGAGTCGATGGACCTGGGCATCGCTGGCCTGCCCGCCGCCTGGTCCAGCTCCGGCGAACGCTGGTGA